In Zalophus californianus isolate mZalCal1 chromosome 4, mZalCal1.pri.v2, whole genome shotgun sequence, the following proteins share a genomic window:
- the RBBP4 gene encoding histone-binding protein RBBP4 isoform X1 has protein sequence MADKEAAFDDAVEERVINEEYKIWKKNTPFLYDLVMTHALEWPSLTAQWLPDVTRPEGKDFSIHRLVLGTHTSDEQNHLVIASVQLPNDDAQFDASHYDSEKGEFGGFGSVSGKIEIEIKINHEGEVNRARYMPQNPCIIATKTPSSDVLVFDYTKHPSKPDPSGECNPDLRLRGHQKEGYGLSWNPNLSGHLLSASDDHTICLWDISAVPKEGKVVDAKTIFTGHTAVVEDVSWHLLHESLFGSVADDQKLMIWDTRSNNTSKPSHSVDAHTAEVNCLSFNPYSEFILATGSADKTVALWDLRNLKLKLHSFESHKDEIFQVQWSPHNETILASSGTDRRLNVWDLSKIGEEQSPEDAEDGPPELLFIHGGHTAKISDFSWNPNEPWVICSVSEDNIMQVWQMAENIYNDEDPEGSVDPEGQGS, from the exons ATGGCCGACAAGGAAG caGCCTTTGATGACGCAGTAGAAGAACGTGTAATCAACGAAGAgtacaaaatatggaaaaagaacacCCCTTTTCTTTACGATTTGGTGATGACCCATGCTCTGGAGTGGCCTAGCCTAACTGCACAGTGGCTTCCAGATGTAACCAG ACCGGAAGGGAAAGACTTCAGCATTCATCGACTTGTCCTGGGAACACACACGTCAGATGAACAAAACCATCTTGTGATAGCCAGTGTGCAGCTCCCTAACGATGATGCTCAGTTTGATGCCTCACACTACGACAGTGAGAAAGGAG AATTTGGAGGTTTTGGCTCAGTTAGtggaaaaattgaaatagaaatcaagatcAACCATGAAGGAGAAGTAAACCGGGCACGTTATATGCCCCAGAACCCTTGCATCATTGCAACAAAGACTCCATCCAGTGATGTTCTTGTTTTTGACTATACAAAACATCCTTCCAAACCAG ACCCTTCTGGAGAGTGCAACCCAGACTTGCGTCTGCGTGGACATCAGAAGGAAGGCTATGGACTTTCTTGGAACCCAAATCTCAGTGGGCACTTACTTAGTGCTTCAGACGACCAT acCATCTGCCTCTGGGACATCAGTGCTGttccaaaggaaggaaaagtggtGGATGCGAAGACCATCTTTACAGGACATACAGCGGTAGTAGAAGATGTTTCCTGGCATTTGCTCCATGAGTCTCTGTTTGGGTCAGTTGCTGATGATCAGAAACTTATGAT cTGGGATACTCGTTCAAACAATACTTCCAAACCAAGCCACTCAGTTGATGCTCACACTGCTGAAGTGAACTGCCTATCTTTCAATCCTTATAGTGAGTTCATTCTGGCCACAGGATCAGCCGACAAG ACTGTTGCCTTGTGGGATCTGAGAAATCTGAAACTTAAGTTGCATTCCTTTGAATCACATAAGGATGAAATATTCCAG GTTCAGTGGTCGCCTCACAATGAGACTATTTTGGCTTCCAGTGGTACTGATCGCAGACTGAATGTCTGGGATTTAAG TAAAATTGGAGAGGAACAATCCCCAGAAGATGCAGAAGATGGGCCACCAGAATTGTTG tTTATTCATGGTGGTCACACTGCCAAGATATCTGACTTCTCCTGGAATCCCAATGAACCTTGGGTGATTTGTTCTGTATCAGAAGACAATATCATGCAAGTGTGGCAAATG GCAGAGAACATTTATAATGATGAAGATCCTGAAGGAAGCGTGGATCCAGAAGGACAAGGGTCCTAG
- the RBBP4 gene encoding histone-binding protein RBBP4 isoform X2, with the protein MTHALEWPSLTAQWLPDVTRPEGKDFSIHRLVLGTHTSDEQNHLVIASVQLPNDDAQFDASHYDSEKGEFGGFGSVSGKIEIEIKINHEGEVNRARYMPQNPCIIATKTPSSDVLVFDYTKHPSKPDPSGECNPDLRLRGHQKEGYGLSWNPNLSGHLLSASDDHTICLWDISAVPKEGKVVDAKTIFTGHTAVVEDVSWHLLHESLFGSVADDQKLMIWDTRSNNTSKPSHSVDAHTAEVNCLSFNPYSEFILATGSADKTVALWDLRNLKLKLHSFESHKDEIFQVQWSPHNETILASSGTDRRLNVWDLSKIGEEQSPEDAEDGPPELLFIHGGHTAKISDFSWNPNEPWVICSVSEDNIMQVWQMAENIYNDEDPEGSVDPEGQGS; encoded by the exons ATGACCCATGCTCTGGAGTGGCCTAGCCTAACTGCACAGTGGCTTCCAGATGTAACCAG ACCGGAAGGGAAAGACTTCAGCATTCATCGACTTGTCCTGGGAACACACACGTCAGATGAACAAAACCATCTTGTGATAGCCAGTGTGCAGCTCCCTAACGATGATGCTCAGTTTGATGCCTCACACTACGACAGTGAGAAAGGAG AATTTGGAGGTTTTGGCTCAGTTAGtggaaaaattgaaatagaaatcaagatcAACCATGAAGGAGAAGTAAACCGGGCACGTTATATGCCCCAGAACCCTTGCATCATTGCAACAAAGACTCCATCCAGTGATGTTCTTGTTTTTGACTATACAAAACATCCTTCCAAACCAG ACCCTTCTGGAGAGTGCAACCCAGACTTGCGTCTGCGTGGACATCAGAAGGAAGGCTATGGACTTTCTTGGAACCCAAATCTCAGTGGGCACTTACTTAGTGCTTCAGACGACCAT acCATCTGCCTCTGGGACATCAGTGCTGttccaaaggaaggaaaagtggtGGATGCGAAGACCATCTTTACAGGACATACAGCGGTAGTAGAAGATGTTTCCTGGCATTTGCTCCATGAGTCTCTGTTTGGGTCAGTTGCTGATGATCAGAAACTTATGAT cTGGGATACTCGTTCAAACAATACTTCCAAACCAAGCCACTCAGTTGATGCTCACACTGCTGAAGTGAACTGCCTATCTTTCAATCCTTATAGTGAGTTCATTCTGGCCACAGGATCAGCCGACAAG ACTGTTGCCTTGTGGGATCTGAGAAATCTGAAACTTAAGTTGCATTCCTTTGAATCACATAAGGATGAAATATTCCAG GTTCAGTGGTCGCCTCACAATGAGACTATTTTGGCTTCCAGTGGTACTGATCGCAGACTGAATGTCTGGGATTTAAG TAAAATTGGAGAGGAACAATCCCCAGAAGATGCAGAAGATGGGCCACCAGAATTGTTG tTTATTCATGGTGGTCACACTGCCAAGATATCTGACTTCTCCTGGAATCCCAATGAACCTTGGGTGATTTGTTCTGTATCAGAAGACAATATCATGCAAGTGTGGCAAATG GCAGAGAACATTTATAATGATGAAGATCCTGAAGGAAGCGTGGATCCAGAAGGACAAGGGTCCTAG